Proteins from a single region of Streptomyces sp. HUAS 15-9:
- the ruvB gene encoding Holliday junction branch migration DNA helicase RuvB, whose translation MNWDDTTDTSAAERLVGPVADREDQAVEAALRPKDLGEFIGQEKVREQLDLVLRAARARGATADHVLLSGAPGLGKTTLSMIIAAEMGAPIRITSGPAIQHAGDLAAILSSLQEGEVLFLDEIHRMSRPAEEMLYMAMEDFRVDVIVGKGPGATAIPLELPPFTLVGATTRAGLLPPPLRDRFGFTAHMEFYEPRELERVVHRSAGLLDVEIESDGAAEIAGRSRGTPRIANRLLRRVRDYAQVKADGIVTKEIAAAALQVYEVDARGLDRLDRAVLQALLKLFGGGPVGLSTLAVAVGEERETVEEVAEPFLVREGLLARTPRGRVATPAAWAHLGLTPPGSTASGTGQQDLFGV comes from the coding sequence GTGAACTGGGACGACACGACCGACACCTCCGCCGCCGAGCGGCTGGTGGGCCCTGTCGCCGACCGTGAGGACCAGGCCGTCGAGGCCGCGCTGCGCCCCAAGGACCTGGGCGAGTTCATCGGTCAGGAGAAGGTCCGCGAGCAGCTCGACCTGGTCCTGCGCGCCGCACGCGCGCGGGGCGCCACCGCCGACCACGTACTGCTCTCCGGAGCCCCCGGCCTCGGCAAGACCACCCTTTCGATGATCATCGCGGCCGAGATGGGCGCCCCCATCCGCATCACCAGCGGACCCGCCATCCAGCACGCCGGCGACCTCGCGGCGATCCTCTCCTCCCTCCAGGAGGGCGAGGTCCTCTTCCTCGACGAGATCCATCGCATGTCCCGGCCCGCCGAGGAGATGCTCTACATGGCGATGGAGGACTTCCGCGTCGACGTCATCGTCGGCAAGGGCCCCGGCGCCACCGCCATCCCCCTCGAACTGCCCCCGTTCACCCTGGTCGGCGCCACCACCCGCGCGGGCCTGCTGCCGCCCCCGCTGCGCGACCGCTTCGGCTTCACCGCGCACATGGAGTTCTACGAGCCGCGCGAGCTGGAGCGCGTCGTCCACCGCTCGGCGGGCCTGCTCGACGTCGAGATCGAGTCCGACGGCGCCGCGGAGATCGCCGGCCGCTCGCGCGGCACGCCCCGTATCGCCAACCGCCTGCTGCGCCGGGTCCGCGACTATGCGCAGGTCAAGGCGGACGGGATCGTCACGAAGGAGATCGCCGCGGCCGCCCTGCAGGTCTACGAGGTCGACGCCCGCGGCCTCGACCGCCTGGACCGCGCCGTCCTGCAGGCCCTGCTCAAGCTGTTCGGCGGCGGCCCGGTCGGCCTGTCGACGCTCGCCGTCGCGGTGGGGGAGGAGCGCGAGACCGTCGAGGAGGTCGCCGAGCCCTTTCTCGTCCGGGAGGGACTGCTCGCCCGGACCCCGCGCGGACGCGTCGCCACGCCCGCGGCATGGGCGCATCTCGGCCTCACCCCACCTGGCTCGACGGCCTCGGGAACCGGACAACAGGACCTCTTCGGGGTGTGA
- the secD gene encoding protein translocase subunit SecD, whose product MAAPKRGRSASAQSKPGRSLALILIAIVALTGGMFASGHTTPRLGIDLAGGTSITLEAVNEPGQPNAINKTNMDTAVDIMNRRVNGLGVSEAEVQTQGDKNIIVNIPKGTNSEEARQQVGTTAKLYFRPVLQREASVPAATPTPSTSPSSSASPSASSTDKAGDKASGSSSSPSASATSQGRAVTDALKADATPSASGSPTATASPSPSASGGADSSATEAAKQYATLNCADPKQRATAGKAAKKEDTTVACGQDGKQWSKFLLGPVDVDGTEVKKAQATFDTQGAAGWQVEMTFNSSGAKKFGDVTAGLVQKTTPQNEFAIVLDDEVVSHPFVQTAITGGNAQISGSFTQEEAQSLANMLSYGALPLSFKEQSVTTVTAALGGDQLHAGLLAGAIGLGLVVIYLVVYYRGLSLVAMASLTVSAVLTYVIMALLGPAINFALNLPAVCGAIVAIGITADSFIVYFERIRDEIREGRSLRPAVERAWPRARRTILVSDFVSFLAAAVLFIVTVGKVQGFAFTLGLTTVLDVVVVFFFTKPLMTLLARRKFFANGHKWSGLDPKSLGAKAPLRRTRRPAGPAAGPVDPKEA is encoded by the coding sequence GTGGCAGCACCTAAGAGGGGCCGGAGCGCGAGTGCCCAGAGCAAGCCGGGGCGCTCGCTGGCCCTCATCCTGATCGCCATCGTGGCGCTCACCGGAGGCATGTTCGCCTCCGGGCACACCACCCCGCGTCTCGGCATCGACCTTGCCGGCGGCACGAGCATCACGCTGGAAGCCGTCAATGAGCCGGGTCAGCCCAACGCGATCAACAAGACGAACATGGACACCGCGGTCGACATCATGAACCGCCGTGTCAATGGTCTTGGTGTGTCGGAGGCCGAGGTACAGACCCAGGGCGACAAGAACATCATCGTCAACATCCCCAAGGGGACCAACTCGGAGGAAGCTCGCCAGCAGGTCGGCACCACGGCCAAGCTCTACTTCCGACCCGTCCTCCAGCGCGAGGCATCGGTCCCCGCGGCGACGCCCACCCCGAGCACCAGCCCCAGCTCCTCCGCCTCTCCGAGCGCGTCGAGCACGGACAAGGCCGGCGACAAGGCGTCCGGGAGTTCCTCCAGCCCCTCGGCCAGTGCCACCTCGCAGGGCCGCGCCGTCACCGACGCTCTGAAGGCGGACGCCACGCCGTCCGCGAGCGGCAGCCCGACGGCCACCGCCAGCCCCTCTCCGTCCGCGTCCGGCGGCGCCGACTCCTCGGCCACCGAAGCCGCGAAGCAGTACGCCACGCTCAACTGCGCCGACCCCAAGCAGCGCGCCACCGCCGGCAAGGCGGCCAAGAAGGAAGACACCACCGTCGCCTGTGGCCAGGACGGCAAGCAGTGGAGCAAGTTCCTTCTGGGCCCGGTGGACGTGGACGGCACTGAGGTCAAGAAGGCCCAGGCCACCTTCGACACCCAGGGCGCCGCGGGCTGGCAGGTCGAGATGACCTTCAACTCCAGCGGTGCGAAGAAGTTCGGCGACGTCACCGCCGGCCTGGTGCAGAAGACCACCCCGCAGAACGAGTTCGCGATCGTTCTGGACGACGAGGTCGTGTCCCACCCGTTCGTCCAGACCGCCATCACCGGCGGCAACGCGCAGATCTCCGGCTCGTTCACTCAGGAAGAGGCGCAGAGCCTCGCCAACATGCTGTCGTACGGTGCCCTTCCGCTGTCCTTCAAGGAACAGTCCGTCACCACCGTGACCGCCGCGCTCGGCGGCGATCAGCTGCACGCCGGTCTGCTCGCCGGTGCGATCGGCCTCGGGCTGGTCGTGATCTACCTGGTGGTCTACTACCGCGGCCTGTCGCTCGTCGCGATGGCCTCGCTGACGGTCTCCGCCGTTCTCACCTACGTGATCATGGCGCTGCTCGGCCCGGCCATCAACTTCGCCCTGAACCTGCCTGCGGTCTGCGGTGCGATCGTCGCCATCGGTATCACCGCGGACTCGTTCATCGTGTACTTCGAACGCATCCGGGACGAGATCCGCGAGGGCCGCTCGCTGCGACCCGCCGTCGAGCGGGCCTGGCCGCGTGCCCGGCGCACCATCCTGGTCTCCGACTTCGTGTCGTTCCTCGCCGCCGCGGTGCTGTTCATCGTCACCGTCGGCAAGGTCCAGGGCTTCGCGTTCACGCTGGGTCTGACCACCGTGCTCGACGTGGTCGTCGTCTTCTTCTTCACCAAGCCGCTGATGACGCTCCTCGCCCGCCGCAAGTTCTTCGCGAACGGCCACAAGTGGTCCGGCCTCGACCCGAAGAGCCTGGGTGCCAAGGCCCCGCTGCGCCGCACCCGCCGTCCCGCCGGTCCCGCCGCCGGCCCTGTCGACCCGAAGGAAGCGTGA
- the yajC gene encoding preprotein translocase subunit YajC, protein MKSLTLLPFIVLIAAMFLMTRSAKKKQQQAADMRNQMQPGSGVRTIGGMYATVKEVNEDTVLVDAGPGVELLFAKNAIGAVLTDDEYNRIVHGIEHDLKSDVVPDDASSLTETDESAADAAAASDDRAVDLGKKDEADEQADEAEPVEAKADDEPKKTDGDSDAK, encoded by the coding sequence GTGAAATCCTTGACCCTTCTCCCGTTCATCGTGCTCATCGCGGCCATGTTCCTGATGACGCGCTCGGCCAAGAAGAAGCAGCAGCAGGCCGCTGACATGCGAAATCAGATGCAGCCCGGCTCCGGCGTCCGCACGATCGGGGGCATGTACGCGACGGTCAAGGAGGTCAACGAGGACACGGTCCTCGTCGACGCCGGCCCGGGTGTCGAGCTCCTCTTCGCGAAGAACGCGATCGGCGCCGTACTGACCGACGACGAGTACAACCGCATCGTGCACGGCATCGAGCACGACCTGAAGTCCGACGTCGTCCCGGACGACGCCTCCTCCCTCACCGAGACCGACGAGTCCGCCGCCGACGCTGCCGCCGCCTCCGACGACAGGGCCGTCGACCTCGGTAAGAAGGACGAGGCCGACGAGCAGGCCGACGAGGCCGAGCCCGTCGAGGCGAAGGCCGACGACGAGCCGAAGAAGACCGACGGCGACTCCGACGCGAAGTAG